In Luteimonas galliterrae, the sequence TCCGCTGCGGCCAGGCCAGGCCGACCGCGAGCGCGGTGCGCATGTCGGGCAGGCCCAGCTGAGCCAGCGTGGAGCCGTCGACGAATTCGACCAGCGAATGCACCAGGCTCTGCGGATGCACCAGCACCTCGATGCGGTCCGGCGGCATGCCGAACAGGTGATGCGCTTCGATCACCTCCAGGCCCTTGTTCATCAGCGTGGCCGAATCGGCGGAAATCTTAGGGCCCATCGACCAGCGCGGATGCGCCACCGCCTGCGCCGGCGTGACCGCCGCCAGGTCCTCGCGGCACCAGCCGCGGAATGGGCCGCCCGAGGCGGTCAGCACGATGCGCCGCAACGTTTCCCGGTTCGCCTCGTCGGGCAGGCATTGGAAGATCGCGTTGTGCTCGCTGTCGATCGGGATGATGCGCGCGCCGGATTCGCGCGCCGCCCGCATCAAAAGCTCGCCGGCGAGCACCAGCGATTCCTTGTTGGCCAGCAGCAGGCGCTTGCCGGCGCGCGCGGCGGCGAGCGTCGACGACAGCCCGGCTGCGCCGACGATCGCGGCGATCACCGTGTCGCAGTCGTCGCCCGCGGCCAGCGCGTCGATGGCTTCGTTGCCTGCGTGGGCCTGCGTGTCCAGTCCGGCCGCGCTCAGGCCGTCGCGCAGCGCGGCGTAGCGCGACGTTTCGGCGATCACCGCATGCGTGGGACGATGGCGCACGCACAGCGCGAGCAGCGCGTCCACGTTGCTGCCGCCGGCGAGCACGGTGGCGCGCAGGCGGTCGGGGTGGCGTGCGATCACGTCCAGCGCCGAAGTGCCGATGGAACCGGTGGCGCCGAGGACGGCGACGTTGCGCAGGGCAGTGGAGTCGTTGAACATCGCGTCGACTCAGAAGCCCAGCCAGGCCTTCCCCAGCGCGAATACGGGCAGGGCCGCCAACACGCCGTCGAGGCGGTCGAGGATGCCGCCATGCCCGGGCAGCAGGTTGCTGGAGTCTTTGGCGCCGACGTGGCGCTTGAGCAGGCTTTCGTACAGATCGCCGATCACCGAAGCGCCGATGGCCAGCACGACGATCAGCGCCACCGCCGGCAATTGCGCGACTTGCGCGCCGGCGAACAGCGCGCCGGCGATGCCGACCGCCAGGCCGGCGGCCAAGCCGCCGAACAGGCCTTCGACCGTTT encodes:
- a CDS encoding 1-deoxy-D-xylulose-5-phosphate reductoisomerase codes for the protein MFNDSTALRNVAVLGATGSIGTSALDVIARHPDRLRATVLAGGSNVDALLALCVRHRPTHAVIAETSRYAALRDGLSAAGLDTQAHAGNEAIDALAAGDDCDTVIAAIVGAAGLSSTLAAARAGKRLLLANKESLVLAGELLMRAARESGARIIPIDSEHNAIFQCLPDEANRETLRRIVLTASGGPFRGWCREDLAAVTPAQAVAHPRWSMGPKISADSATLMNKGLEVIEAHHLFGMPPDRIEVLVHPQSLVHSLVEFVDGSTLAQLGLPDMRTALAVGLAWPQRIESGVERLDLLTQRRLDFEAPDLDAFPCLALAFRALRAGGTAPAVLNAANEIAVSAFLQGRVGFLAIPALVEEVLAALPPQTADTLDTLLDADAQARRIASKVAATMTIGA